From one Mytilus edulis chromosome 1, xbMytEdul2.2, whole genome shotgun sequence genomic stretch:
- the LOC139483460 gene encoding 26S proteasome non-ATPase regulatory subunit 10-like, producing the protein MDLDLVTILLQKGAKSNVVTTAGWPNVVFDGNGNDIIRMLIKREKTLRLTSNTNWSPLHLACGKNNIEIVNLLIQYGANINQYTTQGWTPLFCATKKGLHHIVTILIKKGAFVNMKDHFGVACIHRVCYDGYLHVARALLSAKADVNIQSKALYTQLHCACENGHEDLVHLLLKYGADTRLCSMSNKTPRDVAVKKQRFDIISVIEKHEQRC; encoded by the coding sequence ATGGACCTTGATTTAGTAACTATTCTCTTACAAAAGGGTGCTAAATCCAATGTTGTCACCACTGCTGGCTGGCCAAATGTTGTTTTTGATGGCAATGGAAATGATATAATAAGAATGCTAATCAAACGAGAGAAAACTCTTCGTTTGACATCAAACACAAATTGGTCGCCTTTGCATCTTGCATGTGgaaaaaataacattgaaataGTTAATCTTTTAATACAATATGGCGCCAATATAAATCAGTATACAACTCAAGGTTGGACACCATTATTTTGTGCTACAAAGAAAGGCCTTCATCATATTGTAACTATTCTTATTAAAAAGGGAGCTTTTGTGAACATGAAAGATCACTTTGGTGTTGCATGTATACACAGAGTATGCTACGATGGATACCTGCATGTTGCACGTGCTCTTTTATCTGCCAAAGCAGACGTTAACATTCAGTCAAAGGCGCTTTACACTCAGCTTCACTGTGCTTGCGAGAATGGCCATGAAGATTTGGTCCATTTATTGCTGAAATATGGCGCTGACACAAGACTATGTAGTATGAGTAACAAAACACCACGTGACGTTGCAGTGAAAAAACAGCGTTTTGATATTATATCGGTTATAGAGAAACATGAACAAAGATGTTGA